The Streptomyces sp. NBC_00775 genome includes the window CATGTCCACGCCAGCATCAGGGTGCAAGCGGCACGAGGGGCAGGGTGTGACGACCAGCGCCCGACGCACACCCCTGACCCACTCCACTCCCGTGCACGACACACTGCGCCGCACGCGCCCGGCCAATACCGGCTGTCGGGGTACTGGCTCACGTACACAGGTCGGTACAGGCTCAAATACAAAGATCCAGATGCCTCAACTGAGCCGCAAGAAGTGGGTGGTGGGGTCGCCCGATGAGGAAGTCTATGGGCCACTCCGAGTGGTCAAGGGCGCCTACGGCGGCGCTCCGCGCTGGGCTCCGCCCACCCTGGACAACTCGTCCCGGCCCGAAATTCGGCAGCTATCAGCCGGCCCCCATCGAGTGGCACCCGGCTTCTGTACGTGATCTTGTACAGACCTCTGCGCATGACCTTGTACGCCGACACCGGCCAGCCAGCACACCCGTAAGGGTGCGGGCTCGGCTCTACGCAGCCCCCACAGAGAGGGAGCTCTGCGGTTGCGGGCCCAGTCGAGGTCGACTTCCTTGAACCATCTGGCTGACGACCGCATGGTTCCAAGGCCGGCCGATCGACCCGATGCACCGGACGGCGGACAACCGCATGGGCTATGCCAGGTGCTCGTCTCTCGGCCAGGTGCTCGACCCGCAGCTGGACGCTTTCACCAAATGCGTCCCTATCGGGTGAGTGCTGGCGAGTGCTGCGTCAGCCCACCGACGGAGGGAGCGAGCATACCGGCAATGGGTTCTCCCGAGGGAAAGGGTCTCCGTGCGCCGTGCATTGATCGTTGTTGATGTGCAGAAGGACTTCTGCGAGGGCGGCAGTATTCCGGTGAAGGGCGGCGCAGGCAGGGCCGTGGCCATCGCCGACCTGGTGAGGCGTGCCGATGGAAGCTACGCGCACATCGTCGCCACCCGTGACCACCACATCGACCCGGGGGCCCACTTCTCCGAGCACCCAGACTTCCAGAGCTCTTTCCCCGAGCACTGCGTCGTCGGCAGCGATGGAGGCGAATTCCATCCAGACTTCGCGCCCGCCGTCACCTCTGGCGGCGTGGACGAGGTGTTCTACAAGGGGGCATACTCCGCCTCGAAGAGCGGTTTCGAGGGCTCGGCCCAGGACGGCACGTCGCTGGCCGACTGGCTGCGTTCCCGCCACATCAGTGACCTCGACGTCGTCGGCATCGCTACCGACCACTGTGTCAAGGCCACCGCGCTCGACGGCGTACGAGCGGGCTTCGCCGTACGGGTCCTGCTCGACTACACCGCCGGCGTTGCCGCCGACACCACCAGCACCGCGATCAGTGAGCTACGTCAGGCAGGTGTGGCGCTGAGCGGCGAGCCAGTCGTCCTCACCTGAACACCACTGACGCTTCCGCCGCGAGACCAGCCCGCAACGGGCGCGCTGTCCGTGTTGCGAGTCTCGGAGCCTGCAGTGGTTGTTATTGGACTCGTGCGGAGGCGCAGCCCTCAGGCCGGGGGACCGGCAAACGTGTGCCACGGAGGCGATTGAGTTGGTCAACACGCGGATATCCGCCGGACGGTCAAGGCCGGGGGCACTTGGGGGTAGACATTGACCTGATGGCTCGTCAGCGACCGTCACTGGGATGGGCCCGCACAACTGGCCAACTTGCCATAGAGATGCGCGCTACGCGGTCTCGCCCCGGCGACCCGCAGTTCCGGGTC containing:
- a CDS encoding isochorismatase family protein, which produces MRRALIVVDVQKDFCEGGSIPVKGGAGRAVAIADLVRRADGSYAHIVATRDHHIDPGAHFSEHPDFQSSFPEHCVVGSDGGEFHPDFAPAVTSGGVDEVFYKGAYSASKSGFEGSAQDGTSLADWLRSRHISDLDVVGIATDHCVKATALDGVRAGFAVRVLLDYTAGVAADTTSTAISELRQAGVALSGEPVVLT